In a single window of the Subtercola sp. PAMC28395 genome:
- a CDS encoding toxic anion resistance protein, which yields MSELDLTPAPTAPEPQPAAPVVLTPPAAVAEVTTEQAVGMVPLAADSRAKLHETAQSFVAGLAALTPGSPEFEAKVGDIIRMGEREIRESAETSNRMLTRPASSLAAARGRGPAGDPQVTVALTLNDLRATLTQLDPARADLTGAKRLFSRLPGGNKFTQYFARYQSAQKQLDAIIEALVSGQDELLKDNAAIEQERANLWVTMGKLGEYAALAAALDDAVSARAAEVCATDPRLADALISDALFPIRQRRQDLTTQIAVSVQGYLALDMIRKNNLELVKGVERARTTTVAALRTAVIVAQALANQRLVLDQVTALNDATNSMIERTSEALKQQTVMIHEQASSSGVNVETLQRAFDNVFATMDAIDGYRAEAVTNMAVTIAALEGQVARSRSYLDRSRAGDEPA from the coding sequence GTGTCCGAGCTCGATCTGACCCCGGCCCCGACAGCACCAGAGCCACAGCCGGCCGCCCCGGTTGTGCTCACACCGCCCGCGGCCGTCGCAGAAGTCACGACCGAACAGGCTGTCGGCATGGTCCCGCTCGCCGCCGACAGCCGCGCGAAGCTCCACGAGACCGCGCAGTCGTTCGTCGCCGGGCTCGCCGCACTCACGCCCGGGAGCCCTGAGTTCGAAGCCAAGGTCGGTGACATCATCCGTATGGGTGAGCGCGAGATCCGCGAGAGCGCAGAGACGTCGAACCGGATGCTCACCAGACCGGCCTCGTCACTCGCCGCCGCCCGTGGCAGGGGCCCGGCAGGTGACCCGCAAGTCACTGTTGCCCTCACCCTGAACGATCTGCGGGCCACCCTCACCCAGCTCGACCCGGCGCGCGCAGACCTCACCGGCGCGAAGCGGCTGTTCAGCCGCCTGCCCGGCGGCAACAAGTTCACCCAGTACTTCGCCCGGTATCAGTCGGCACAGAAGCAGCTCGACGCCATCATCGAAGCCCTCGTTTCAGGGCAGGACGAACTGCTCAAAGACAATGCGGCCATAGAACAGGAACGCGCGAACCTCTGGGTCACCATGGGCAAGCTCGGCGAGTACGCGGCCCTGGCCGCTGCACTCGACGATGCCGTCTCGGCCCGCGCAGCCGAGGTTTGTGCAACCGACCCCCGGCTGGCCGACGCCCTCATCTCCGACGCGCTCTTTCCCATCCGGCAACGCCGGCAGGACCTCACGACTCAGATCGCTGTCTCGGTCCAGGGCTACCTCGCACTGGACATGATCCGAAAGAACAACCTCGAACTGGTCAAGGGAGTCGAACGCGCTCGCACCACGACCGTCGCCGCCCTCCGCACGGCTGTGATCGTCGCCCAGGCTCTGGCCAACCAGCGACTCGTTCTCGACCAGGTCACAGCACTGAACGACGCGACCAACTCGATGATCGAACGAACCAGCGAGGCTCTGAAGCAGCAGACGGTGATGATCCACGAGCAGGCGTCGTCGTCAGGCGTGAACGTCGAGACGCTGCAGCGCGCCTTCGACAACGTCTTCGCCACGATGGATGCGATCGACGGCTATCGCGCGGAGGCGGTCACGAACATGGCCGTCACCATCGCGGCCCTCGAGGGCCAGGTTGCACGTTCGCGGAGCTACCTCGACCGCTCCCGCGCGGGCGACGAGCCAGCCTGA
- a CDS encoding tripartite tricarboxylate transporter permease: MENLTLLLDGFANALTLQNLLFALIGVLLGTAVGVLPGIGPAMTVALLLPLTYALDVTGSLIMFAGIYYGGMYGGSTTSILLNTPGESSSVVTALEGNKMAKAGRGAQALATAAIGSFVAGTIATGGIVFVAPFVVAIAISLGAPSYFAMMVFAFVAVSTVLGTSRIRGLSSLFIGLAIGLVGMDATTGQPRLTFGQPLLSGGIDVVVIAVALFAVGEALWIAAHLRRGKQATIPVGVPWMGKDDWKRSWKPWLRGTVIGFPFGAIPAGGAEIPTFLSYVAEKKLSKHPEEFGHGAIEGVAGPEAANNASAAGTLVPLLTLGLPTTATAAVMIAAFNQYGIHPGPLLFATEPLLVWTLIASLFIGNALLLALNLPLAPMWAKLLRIPRPYLYAGILFFATLGAYAVGMQPFNIVILLLIGALGYMARRFGFPVLPIIVGAILGPEMERQLRRSLQISAGDPSALVSEPLAIVVYSVIALYLVVPPIVKRVRRRSGTGNSGPRGSDLGATTPPEVISEPAPTRR; encoded by the coding sequence ATGGAGAACCTCACTCTGCTTCTTGACGGGTTCGCCAACGCACTGACGCTGCAGAACCTGCTCTTCGCGCTCATCGGTGTGCTGCTCGGCACCGCAGTGGGGGTGCTGCCGGGCATTGGCCCGGCGATGACGGTTGCGCTCCTGTTGCCCCTCACCTACGCACTTGATGTGACTGGTTCACTCATCATGTTCGCCGGTATCTACTACGGCGGCATGTACGGCGGGTCGACGACGTCGATTCTGCTCAACACCCCCGGCGAGTCCTCCTCGGTGGTCACTGCGCTCGAGGGCAACAAGATGGCCAAGGCAGGGCGGGGCGCGCAGGCTCTCGCCACCGCGGCCATCGGTTCCTTCGTTGCAGGCACGATCGCAACGGGCGGCATCGTCTTCGTTGCCCCGTTCGTGGTGGCGATCGCCATCAGCCTCGGCGCCCCTTCGTACTTCGCCATGATGGTGTTCGCGTTCGTCGCGGTGAGCACCGTGCTCGGAACAAGCCGCATCCGTGGCCTGTCGTCACTGTTCATCGGTCTCGCCATCGGCTTGGTGGGAATGGATGCCACGACCGGCCAGCCTCGACTCACTTTCGGTCAGCCTCTGCTCTCCGGTGGCATCGACGTGGTCGTCATCGCTGTGGCACTGTTCGCCGTGGGGGAGGCGCTCTGGATCGCCGCCCACCTGCGGCGTGGCAAACAGGCCACCATTCCCGTGGGCGTGCCCTGGATGGGCAAGGACGACTGGAAGCGCAGCTGGAAGCCGTGGCTGCGAGGCACCGTGATCGGCTTCCCGTTCGGCGCGATCCCGGCGGGAGGAGCAGAGATACCCACCTTCCTCTCCTATGTCGCCGAGAAGAAACTCTCGAAGCACCCCGAGGAGTTCGGGCACGGTGCCATCGAGGGCGTGGCCGGCCCTGAGGCGGCGAACAATGCCTCAGCAGCGGGGACTCTCGTCCCTCTGCTCACGCTCGGTCTGCCCACCACGGCTACTGCTGCCGTGATGATCGCCGCCTTCAACCAGTACGGCATCCACCCGGGCCCGCTTCTGTTCGCGACCGAGCCTCTGCTGGTGTGGACGCTCATCGCCAGCCTCTTCATCGGCAACGCCCTGTTGTTGGCGCTCAACCTGCCGCTCGCGCCGATGTGGGCGAAACTGCTGCGGATTCCCCGGCCGTACCTCTACGCGGGCATCCTGTTCTTCGCTACCCTCGGTGCGTATGCGGTGGGGATGCAGCCATTCAACATCGTCATCCTGCTGCTGATCGGTGCTCTCGGGTACATGGCGCGGCGCTTCGGGTTCCCCGTACTGCCGATCATCGTCGGAGCGATTCTCGGCCCGGAGATGGAACGCCAACTGCGTCGCTCGCTGCAGATCAGTGCCGGCGATCCGTCAGCGCTGGTGAGCGAACCTCTTGCCATTGTGGTCTACTCGGTCATCGCCCTGTACCTGGTGGTGCCCCCGATCGTGAAGCGGGTACGCAGGCGGAGCGGTACCGGGAATTCAGGCCCCCGTGGTTCAGACCTGGGAGCAACGACCCCGCCTGAGGTGATCTCCGAACCGGCGCCCACCCGACGGTGA
- a CDS encoding tripartite tricarboxylate transporter TctB family protein, producing MSADILGTSPTSKSRGASAARAATRLPTWLRGRSELGVAALLATLAIVIGFDTAHIRRTAVNAGVMGPQVVPTIIAIGLGVCSIALTVSVLRGGRAAAEEGEDIDLTLAAHWPTVFGLAGVILAYALTLDFLGFVVSSALLFYGSALLLGSRRFVWALVIGVLLAVGVFYGFVLGLGIPLPAGVLTGIL from the coding sequence ATGAGTGCCGACATCCTGGGCACCTCGCCCACTTCAAAGAGCAGGGGAGCGTCGGCTGCCCGGGCAGCGACACGGCTGCCGACATGGCTGAGGGGTCGTTCAGAACTCGGAGTCGCTGCCCTTCTTGCCACACTGGCGATCGTGATCGGTTTTGACACGGCTCACATTCGCCGCACAGCAGTCAACGCTGGGGTGATGGGCCCGCAGGTCGTCCCCACAATCATCGCGATCGGCCTGGGCGTCTGTTCGATCGCCCTCACCGTCAGCGTCTTGCGCGGCGGGCGCGCGGCCGCTGAAGAGGGCGAAGACATCGACCTCACGCTGGCGGCACACTGGCCGACCGTGTTCGGTCTGGCGGGTGTCATCCTGGCCTATGCCCTCACGCTCGACTTTCTCGGTTTCGTCGTTTCGAGCGCACTCCTCTTCTATGGCTCTGCACTACTGCTCGGATCGAGGCGCTTCGTCTGGGCCCTGGTCATCGGTGTGCTGCTCGCCGTCGGTGTGTTCTACGGCTTCGTGCTGGGGCTCGGCATTCCGTTGCCAGCCGGCGTACTGACAGGAATCCTGTAA
- a CDS encoding tripartite tricarboxylate transporter substrate binding protein, which translates to MSTTTAPRRMFGTALLASALAIALSACGVTGAGSTAATDSGPLKNLQVMVPNAPGSGYDVTGRAAVKVMDEIGVATGTEVTNLAGAGGTVGLARTLTEKGNANFMLMMGLGVVGAAYTNEGDAKVADATPIARLIEEAGAIFVPADSPFMTLDDMVTAWKTDPASFAVGGGSSPGGPDHLLPMQLADAVGIDPTAVNFISYDGGGELLPAILGGKLKFAASGYGEFLEQVKSGDLRVLAVTSKERVPVIDAPTLTEQGVDLVFTNWRGLLAAPGLSDAETARLVGAVTAMHDSEQWGAVLEANGWTDAFLTGADFDAFLTEQDNRVSTTLKTLGLI; encoded by the coding sequence ATGAGCACAACCACAGCACCCCGGCGCATGTTCGGCACCGCCCTTCTTGCCTCCGCACTGGCGATCGCGCTGAGTGCCTGCGGCGTCACCGGAGCCGGGAGCACAGCGGCGACGGACAGCGGGCCGCTCAAGAACCTGCAGGTCATGGTGCCCAACGCACCGGGCAGCGGATACGACGTGACAGGCCGTGCTGCAGTGAAGGTGATGGACGAGATCGGGGTCGCCACCGGCACCGAGGTGACCAACCTGGCGGGAGCAGGCGGAACCGTCGGTCTTGCACGCACGCTCACCGAGAAGGGCAACGCGAACTTCATGCTCATGATGGGGCTCGGCGTTGTCGGTGCTGCCTACACCAACGAGGGCGACGCAAAGGTGGCCGATGCAACGCCGATCGCCAGGCTCATCGAGGAGGCAGGAGCGATCTTCGTTCCCGCCGATTCTCCGTTCATGACCCTGGACGACATGGTCACGGCGTGGAAGACCGACCCGGCCTCATTCGCGGTGGGCGGCGGGTCGTCGCCCGGTGGCCCTGATCACCTGCTGCCCATGCAACTGGCTGACGCTGTCGGAATCGACCCGACAGCGGTCAACTTCATCTCGTACGACGGCGGCGGTGAGTTGCTCCCCGCCATCCTCGGCGGCAAGCTCAAGTTCGCGGCCTCCGGATACGGCGAGTTCCTGGAGCAGGTCAAGTCCGGCGACCTGCGTGTGTTGGCCGTCACCAGCAAAGAGCGTGTGCCCGTGATCGATGCGCCCACCCTCACCGAGCAGGGCGTCGACCTGGTCTTCACCAACTGGCGAGGCTTGCTCGCGGCACCAGGCTTGAGTGACGCTGAGACTGCCCGTCTGGTCGGCGCCGTCACAGCCATGCACGACAGTGAACAGTGGGGTGCTGTTCTCGAGGCCAACGGCTGGACCGATGCCTTCCTCACCGGCGCCGACTTCGATGCCTTTCTGACCGAACAGGACAACCGCGTCTCGACGACGTTGAAGACACTCGGCCTGATATGA
- a CDS encoding ATP-binding protein, giving the protein MHSRSPFHARLSLTRQLLLFQLVLIAMVLVAVTAISLEQSRSSFTSGSVRRMLTVAEYTAANPLLRSQLSTGILPQQLVGPVESLRTTTGVDELIVTDAAGLVLASPADPRLLRSTLQLEEAPSDGAWTGEVALGGVDHVVAQVPILSDAGTLVGTIIAGRQVPSLAGLLASAAPNLLTYLGVAGVLGTAGSLLLAARVKRQTLGLEPEQIGRLVEHRDAMIHGIREGMIAVDADGIITLANDSAQALLGLPADAEGKPIGGVGLDADAVQTLRSHGFDQDTLLVNNGMLLVLNQTTIHPPRARPEVVTTLRDRTELVTLQNDLGSSRQATDTLRAQTHEFANRLHTISMLMQLGDTDAAVDYIDAVSRDRSELDSAVLTRIQEPAVAALIIAKTSVARERGTELRLNAEAVLPRVDAGMSADLVTVIGNLVENAFDAVAGATQRVVLLDVRPVDTGTAHPSAVRVAVSDTGPGIDSALLEKVFEVGVTSKSAVAGGSSHGYGLAIVRLVATRRGGDVTYRHDGRAGAQFEAMLPVTEKSEASHV; this is encoded by the coding sequence ATGCATTCCAGATCACCCTTTCACGCCCGCCTCAGCCTGACCCGGCAGCTGCTGCTCTTCCAACTCGTGCTCATCGCGATGGTGCTTGTCGCTGTCACGGCCATCAGCCTGGAACAGTCCCGCAGCTCCTTCACCAGCGGGTCAGTGCGCCGGATGCTCACCGTCGCCGAATACACCGCCGCCAACCCTCTGCTGCGAAGCCAGCTCTCCACGGGCATCCTCCCCCAGCAGCTCGTCGGGCCGGTCGAATCCCTGCGCACCACGACAGGCGTCGACGAACTCATCGTGACGGACGCCGCGGGTCTAGTGCTCGCTTCGCCCGCTGACCCCCGGTTGTTGCGTTCCACACTGCAACTCGAAGAAGCTCCGTCCGACGGGGCCTGGACGGGCGAGGTCGCACTCGGAGGCGTGGATCACGTCGTTGCACAGGTACCCATTCTCAGCGATGCGGGCACGCTCGTGGGCACCATCATCGCCGGGCGGCAGGTTCCCTCGCTTGCCGGGCTTCTCGCGTCTGCCGCGCCGAACCTGCTGACCTACCTCGGTGTGGCCGGCGTTCTGGGAACCGCGGGTTCCTTGCTGCTGGCTGCCCGGGTGAAACGCCAGACCCTGGGCCTCGAGCCGGAACAGATCGGGCGTCTGGTCGAACATCGTGACGCAATGATCCACGGCATCAGGGAGGGGATGATCGCGGTCGACGCCGACGGAATCATCACCCTGGCCAACGACAGTGCCCAGGCGCTGCTCGGATTGCCAGCCGACGCAGAGGGCAAGCCGATCGGCGGAGTCGGGCTCGACGCTGACGCTGTGCAGACACTGCGATCACACGGCTTCGACCAGGACACCCTCCTGGTGAACAACGGCATGCTGCTCGTTCTCAACCAGACCACGATTCATCCGCCGCGTGCTAGACCCGAAGTTGTGACCACTCTGCGGGATCGAACAGAACTCGTCACCCTTCAGAACGATCTCGGCAGCAGCCGCCAGGCCACAGACACCCTGCGCGCCCAGACGCACGAGTTCGCGAACCGCTTGCACACCATCTCGATGCTGATGCAGCTGGGCGACACCGATGCTGCGGTGGACTACATCGACGCTGTCAGTCGTGACCGCTCAGAGCTGGATTCCGCCGTGCTCACGCGGATCCAGGAGCCTGCTGTCGCAGCGCTGATCATCGCGAAGACCTCGGTCGCCAGGGAGCGCGGCACTGAGCTCCGACTGAACGCCGAGGCTGTCTTGCCTCGAGTCGACGCCGGGATGTCCGCAGACCTCGTCACGGTGATCGGGAACCTCGTGGAGAACGCCTTCGACGCCGTCGCCGGAGCGACACAGCGCGTCGTACTGCTCGATGTGAGGCCTGTCGACACAGGCACTGCGCATCCGTCCGCCGTACGCGTCGCAGTGAGCGATACCGGTCCGGGAATCGACAGCGCCCTGCTCGAGAAGGTCTTCGAGGTCGGGGTCACGTCGAAGTCGGCTGTTGCTGGTGGGTCGAGCCACGGCTACGGACTCGCGATCGTACGTCTCGTTGCCACCCGGCGGGGCGGCGACGTGACGTACCGACACGACGGAAGGGCCGGAGCGCAGTTCGAGGCGATGCTGCCCGTGACCGAGAAGAGCGAGGCTTCGCATGTGTGA
- a CDS encoding response regulator: MCEVLIVDDDFMVARAHQRIVQQLPGFQVVGVAHSGEQSLELIDMLAPQLVLLDMYLPDMTGLEVIRRARSEGVDVDFLVLSAAREAEMVTAALQGGIVSYLLKPFKISELTSRLAAYAERRELLSQPGTLSQADLDQALGSAGGAASGRVADLPKGLSKETGALIERVLREATPDIAASECGDSLGMSRVVARKYLEYFVGNGQASVSLRYGQTGRPQRRYAWIAG; encoded by the coding sequence ATGTGTGAGGTGCTCATCGTCGACGATGACTTCATGGTCGCAAGGGCCCACCAGCGAATCGTGCAGCAACTACCCGGATTCCAGGTGGTTGGTGTCGCACATTCCGGGGAACAGTCGCTCGAATTGATCGACATGCTCGCACCCCAGCTCGTGCTGCTCGACATGTATCTGCCCGACATGACGGGGCTCGAGGTGATCCGTCGTGCGCGATCGGAGGGAGTCGACGTCGATTTCCTCGTTCTGAGCGCGGCGCGCGAAGCCGAGATGGTGACCGCTGCCCTGCAGGGCGGCATCGTGAGCTACCTGTTGAAGCCCTTCAAGATCAGCGAATTGACCAGTCGACTTGCGGCATACGCCGAACGCAGGGAACTCCTGTCGCAGCCCGGGACATTGAGCCAGGCCGACCTGGACCAGGCACTCGGGTCTGCCGGGGGTGCAGCATCCGGTCGCGTCGCAGACCTGCCGAAGGGCCTCAGCAAGGAGACCGGCGCGCTCATCGAACGGGTACTTCGCGAAGCCACACCTGACATCGCGGCGTCAGAATGCGGCGATTCGCTCGGAATGTCACGGGTCGTCGCGCGTAAATACCTCGAGTACTTCGTCGGAAACGGCCAGGCTTCCGTCTCGTTGCGCTACGGCCAGACCGGCCGACCCCAGCGCCGCTACGCGTGGATCGCGGGGTGA
- a CDS encoding cupin domain-containing protein, producing the protein MRDLRLSTGMSLRELARQANVSASFISQIENDKSQPSVATLYVLAQLLNVSVDEFFGTENGVSISEAQPVGTSFVASGADPTTAWRPSEYANRISVEHPSHRPHLDMAAGVVWERLAATPEKAVNFMKVTYAPGASSSDGGSVQQHEGYEYGYVLAGEVEITIGGEIFVLREGESLGFDSRIAHTLRNVGTEYFEGIWFVHGHSH; encoded by the coding sequence ATGCGTGATCTGCGTCTGTCGACGGGAATGTCACTGCGAGAGCTCGCACGGCAGGCGAATGTGTCGGCGTCGTTCATCTCACAGATCGAGAATGACAAGTCCCAGCCTTCTGTGGCGACGTTGTACGTGCTCGCCCAGTTGCTGAACGTCTCTGTCGATGAGTTCTTCGGCACGGAGAACGGGGTCTCGATTTCAGAGGCTCAACCTGTGGGGACGTCGTTCGTGGCTTCGGGAGCCGACCCAACGACGGCGTGGCGCCCGTCGGAATACGCGAACCGCATCTCGGTCGAGCATCCATCGCATCGGCCACACCTCGACATGGCGGCTGGAGTCGTGTGGGAGCGCCTGGCGGCTACTCCCGAGAAGGCCGTGAACTTCATGAAGGTCACGTATGCTCCGGGTGCGTCGTCGAGCGACGGGGGCAGCGTGCAGCAGCACGAGGGCTACGAGTATGGGTACGTGCTGGCCGGCGAGGTCGAGATCACCATCGGTGGTGAGATCTTCGTGCTGCGCGAGGGCGAGTCTCTCGGGTTCGATTCGCGCATCGCCCACACCCTCCGCAACGTGGGCACTGAATACTTCGAGGGAATCTGGTTCGTGCACGGGCACAGCCACTGA
- a CDS encoding VOC family protein, with amino-acid sequence MSISAGHHVGIIVKNLDRSIYFYHDLLGFEFDNEPSPWFEGDELSRGVGVPDARLRQVCLRAPDGLIVELIEYGNRPADNDRPIQQNYLGAMHLAFRVDDAKSARAELEKKGVEFLSEVNVVDEGVLAGWRWVYLHDPDGIPLELVEVAYVNREERTAGIAEYLATRPPLESVI; translated from the coding sequence ATGAGTATCAGCGCAGGCCACCACGTTGGCATCATTGTCAAGAATCTCGACCGATCGATCTACTTCTATCACGACCTCCTCGGCTTCGAATTCGACAACGAGCCGAGTCCGTGGTTCGAAGGAGACGAACTTTCACGCGGTGTGGGCGTGCCAGATGCCCGACTGCGCCAGGTCTGCCTGCGCGCTCCCGACGGCCTCATCGTCGAACTGATCGAATACGGCAATCGCCCGGCCGACAACGATCGACCGATCCAACAGAACTATCTCGGTGCGATGCATCTGGCCTTTCGTGTCGACGATGCGAAATCGGCCCGCGCTGAGCTCGAGAAAAAGGGTGTCGAGTTCCTCTCCGAGGTCAACGTCGTCGACGAGGGCGTTCTCGCCGGCTGGCGCTGGGTCTACCTGCATGATCCCGACGGCATCCCTCTTGAGCTTGTCGAGGTCGCCTACGTGAACCGCGAAGAACGCACAGCCGGCATTGCCGAGTACCTTGCTACACGGCCGCCGCTCGAGTCAGTGATCTGA
- a CDS encoding SDR family oxidoreductase has product MAQTDPSDSSPGRALIVGATGIIGQTAGRQLADLGWQTFGLSRSGALAVPGVTSIAADLLDPDALSAALAGTKPDIVFITAWMRNETEAENIRVNSAMVRNVLAALEQEHSVRHVALLTGLKHYLGPFDNYATGVMADTPFHEDEPRLDSPNFYYAQEDELFASAEKNGFTWSVHRAHTVFGYAVGNAMNMVLTLSVYATLCKELGLVFTFPGSETQWNGVTDVTDADLLGEQLIWASTHAEGQNEAFNIANGDVFRWRWLWPRLARIFGVEWAGFEGSPRPLTDQMAGMEDTWKGIAAKYDLVEPDLTKLASWWHSDGDLGRNIECLTDMGKSRTAGFLNFRVTPDSFVDKLERYRAARILP; this is encoded by the coding sequence ATGGCACAGACCGACCCCTCCGACTCCAGCCCGGGGCGCGCACTCATCGTGGGTGCCACCGGCATCATCGGCCAGACGGCCGGCCGCCAGCTCGCCGACCTCGGTTGGCAGACCTTCGGCCTCTCACGAAGCGGTGCCCTCGCCGTACCGGGAGTCACCTCCATCGCCGCCGATCTACTCGACCCCGATGCACTGTCTGCCGCGCTGGCAGGCACGAAGCCTGACATCGTCTTCATCACGGCCTGGATGCGCAACGAGACGGAGGCGGAGAACATCCGGGTCAACAGCGCCATGGTGCGCAACGTCCTCGCCGCGCTCGAACAAGAGCACTCGGTGCGCCACGTCGCCCTGTTGACCGGACTGAAGCACTACCTCGGGCCGTTCGACAACTACGCAACCGGCGTGATGGCCGACACCCCTTTCCACGAGGACGAACCTCGTCTCGACTCTCCGAACTTCTACTACGCCCAGGAAGACGAGTTGTTCGCGTCGGCGGAGAAGAACGGCTTCACGTGGAGCGTGCACCGCGCCCACACGGTTTTCGGTTACGCCGTCGGCAACGCAATGAACATGGTGTTGACACTCTCTGTGTACGCCACGCTCTGCAAAGAGCTGGGCCTTGTCTTCACCTTCCCCGGCTCCGAGACGCAATGGAACGGGGTGACCGACGTCACTGATGCCGATCTGCTGGGCGAGCAACTCATCTGGGCGAGCACCCACGCCGAGGGCCAGAACGAGGCATTCAACATCGCGAACGGCGACGTCTTCCGCTGGCGCTGGCTGTGGCCCCGCCTCGCCCGCATCTTCGGCGTCGAGTGGGCGGGTTTCGAAGGCAGCCCCCGGCCGCTGACCGACCAGATGGCGGGAATGGAGGACACCTGGAAGGGCATCGCAGCGAAATACGACCTGGTCGAACCAGACCTCACCAAGCTCGCCTCATGGTGGCACAGCGATGGTGACCTCGGTCGCAACATCGAATGCCTCACCGACATGGGCAAGAGCCGCACAGCCGGGTTCCTGAACTTTCGCGTCACCCCAGACAGCTTCGTCGACAAGCTCGAGCGCTACCGGGCAGCGCGCATCCTGCCCTGA
- a CDS encoding zinc-binding dehydrogenase → MKALQYVAQNEPTVSELAVPEIADDEVLVAARSVGVCHSDIDLLEGRYIIPFSYPIIPGHEWSGEVARVGSKVTQFAVGDRVVGECVIGDDHFGFSISGAAAEFFVAKPAWLHHLPDGITYTNGALVEPFSVAYAGLMRVGNVNASDVLVVLGAGPIGLAVTAAASALGALTIVVEPSPERQRAARALGAVAAVGPDEIEAELALRSGGRGADVVVEASGRPDVMARALELAAFRGRVAYIGIDVGREAPAKLGLIQSKELRITGSIGSPGVWPETLRFLAQTGIDLSPLVTQQFAVDEALDALDAAHHPATTIKAHIQFSGSLPE, encoded by the coding sequence ATGAAGGCATTGCAGTATGTGGCACAGAACGAACCGACGGTCTCGGAACTGGCAGTTCCCGAGATAGCCGACGATGAAGTGCTCGTCGCGGCACGCTCGGTCGGCGTCTGCCACTCGGACATCGACCTACTCGAAGGCCGGTACATCATCCCGTTCTCGTACCCGATCATTCCGGGGCACGAGTGGTCGGGCGAAGTGGCGCGCGTGGGCTCGAAGGTCACGCAGTTCGCTGTCGGTGACCGCGTCGTGGGTGAGTGCGTCATCGGAGATGACCATTTCGGATTCTCCATCAGCGGGGCCGCGGCCGAGTTCTTCGTGGCCAAACCGGCGTGGCTGCATCACCTGCCCGACGGAATCACGTACACCAACGGGGCGCTCGTCGAGCCGTTCAGCGTCGCCTACGCCGGGCTCATGCGAGTCGGAAACGTGAACGCCAGTGACGTACTTGTCGTGCTCGGCGCCGGCCCCATCGGACTCGCGGTGACGGCTGCTGCATCGGCTCTGGGGGCACTCACGATCGTGGTCGAGCCGTCGCCCGAACGCCAGCGCGCAGCTCGTGCCCTCGGTGCGGTCGCCGCCGTCGGCCCCGACGAGATCGAGGCTGAACTCGCACTCCGTTCGGGAGGGAGAGGTGCCGACGTGGTCGTCGAGGCCAGCGGACGACCCGACGTCATGGCTCGCGCTCTCGAACTTGCCGCCTTCCGTGGACGGGTGGCCTACATCGGCATCGACGTCGGGCGTGAGGCGCCGGCGAAACTGGGCCTGATCCAATCGAAAGAACTGCGCATCACCGGCTCGATCGGCTCGCCGGGGGTCTGGCCGGAGACTCTCCGGTTCCTCGCTCAGACCGGCATCGACCTGAGCCCGCTCGTCACCCAGCAGTTCGCCGTCGACGAGGCTCTCGATGCTCTGGATGCTGCACACCACCCCGCGACGACCATCAAGGCCCACATCCAGTTCTCGGGTTCGCTGCCCGAGTAG